From a single Methylosinus sp. H3A genomic region:
- a CDS encoding ABC transporter permease, translating into MSRAAEGPCHEPKPGFVNRVFPRLRHGDGLRAADTRSASANDGRRIARDLFQNSIAIALFLLLWELAPRLGLINRSFFPPFSEIIVEGFAFAAAGKLWPHVSASLERSLVGFALGAATAVPLGLLLGRYAPLERYLDPLLQLLRQFNSIALLPVFLLFFGVGYFTNVATIYWVVVWPILLSTMSGVRYADPILVKYGRSLSLSDWQIFTKIIGPSVIPSIIAGMRLGAGYAFFILVASEQVGASSGLGYLVENAQYLMGIHILYAAVLTLVFLGFAADRSLVLLERRLTRWRADHSDLPGWRERW; encoded by the coding sequence ATGTCGCGCGCGGCGGAGGGGCCCTGCCATGAGCCGAAGCCCGGTTTCGTGAACCGGGTTTTCCCTCGGCTGCGCCACGGCGACGGATTGCGCGCGGCCGACACACGATCGGCGTCGGCGAATGACGGACGGCGTATCGCTCGGGATCTGTTTCAAAATTCGATTGCCATCGCTTTGTTCTTGCTGCTGTGGGAACTCGCGCCGCGACTAGGTCTCATCAATCGATCTTTCTTTCCACCCTTTTCAGAAATCATCGTCGAGGGATTCGCATTTGCCGCGGCAGGAAAGCTCTGGCCGCATGTGTCGGCGAGCCTCGAGCGTTCGCTGGTCGGATTCGCTCTCGGCGCGGCGACGGCGGTCCCCCTGGGTCTGTTGCTGGGCCGGTATGCGCCGCTCGAGCGTTATCTCGATCCCTTGCTGCAACTCCTACGGCAGTTCAACTCCATCGCTCTATTGCCGGTTTTCCTCTTGTTTTTCGGCGTCGGCTATTTCACCAATGTCGCCACGATCTACTGGGTCGTCGTCTGGCCGATTCTGCTGAGCACGATGAGCGGCGTGAGATATGCCGACCCTATCCTCGTCAAATATGGTCGGTCCCTATCGCTCTCCGATTGGCAGATATTCACCAAGATCATCGGGCCTTCCGTCATTCCTTCCATCATCGCGGGAATGCGGCTCGGGGCAGGCTACGCCTTTTTCATCCTCGTCGCCTCGGAACAGGTCGGCGCGAGCAGTGGTCTCGGCTATCTCGTCGAAAACGCCCAATATCTGATGGGAATTCACATTCTCTACGCCGCGGTTCTGACGCTCGTATTTTTAGGTTTCGCCGCAGATCGGTCGCTCGTCCTGCTGGAGCGCCGCCTGACGAGATGGAGAGCCGATCATTCGGACCTCCCAGGCTGGAGGGAGAGATGGTGA
- a CDS encoding ABC transporter ATP-binding protein has translation MKPGHAKISVRGLRKEFPTKDKKGRVTGTFTALESIDLEIAAGQFVAVVGPSGCGKSTLLDILGGLSQPTAGEVRIDGRPVTGASLDCGVVFQQYALFPWLTALDNVAFALEAKGVPKAERRAIAERHLALVGLGGFEERYPHQLSGGMKQRVSLARSLAHEPSMLLMDEPFAALDAQTREILQTELLRIWEQSKKTIVFITHGLDEAIYLGQQLVVMTARPGRIKQIIHNPLAGRQTGEDIRAAPEFGRLRHEIWELLRGEVDRAVTLERETVS, from the coding sequence ATGAAGCCCGGACATGCCAAAATCAGTGTTCGCGGATTGCGCAAAGAGTTCCCTACGAAGGACAAGAAAGGCCGCGTCACCGGAACATTCACCGCGCTGGAGTCGATCGATCTCGAGATCGCCGCGGGGCAGTTCGTAGCCGTCGTCGGCCCGAGCGGCTGTGGTAAGTCGACATTGCTCGATATTCTCGGCGGCCTTTCGCAGCCGACCGCCGGCGAAGTGCGAATCGATGGGAGACCCGTCACTGGCGCGTCGCTCGATTGCGGCGTCGTATTCCAGCAATATGCGTTGTTTCCGTGGCTGACCGCGCTCGATAATGTGGCCTTTGCATTGGAGGCGAAGGGCGTGCCGAAGGCCGAGCGGCGCGCCATCGCCGAGCGGCATCTGGCGCTCGTGGGGCTCGGCGGCTTCGAGGAGCGCTATCCGCATCAATTGTCTGGCGGCATGAAGCAGCGCGTCTCTCTAGCGCGCAGCCTCGCGCATGAGCCGAGCATGCTCTTGATGGACGAGCCCTTCGCCGCGTTGGACGCGCAAACACGCGAAATTCTACAAACAGAATTGCTGCGTATCTGGGAGCAATCAAAAAAGACGATCGTGTTCATCACACATGGCCTCGATGAGGCTATTTATCTCGGCCAGCAACTCGTCGTCATGACCGCTCGCCCTGGCCGGATCAAGCAGATCATCCACAATCCGCTCGCCGGACGTCAAACGGGCGAAGACATACGGGCGGCGCCGGAGTTCGGGCGACTGCGCCATGAAATATGGGAATTGCTGCGCGGCGAGGTCGATCGCGCCGTGACCTTGGAACGCGAGACCGTTTCATGA
- a CDS encoding RidA family protein has product MSIERIGAGARMSKAVVHGGVVYTAGQVADVSKGGSVADQTAEILGLLEATLREAGSAKSKILSATVYLADIATFPELNSVWDAWVDKSAPPARATVETKLVAPEYKVEIALIAAL; this is encoded by the coding sequence ATGTCCATCGAACGGATCGGTGCGGGCGCGCGCATGAGCAAGGCTGTCGTTCACGGCGGCGTCGTCTATACGGCGGGACAGGTCGCCGATGTATCAAAAGGCGGCTCGGTCGCCGACCAGACGGCCGAGATTCTCGGCCTCTTGGAAGCCACCCTGCGGGAAGCTGGAAGCGCCAAGAGCAAGATACTTTCAGCGACGGTCTATCTCGCCGACATCGCGACCTTTCCGGAATTGAACTCGGTCTGGGACGCTTGGGTGGACAAGAGCGCGCCGCCGGCCAGAGCCACGGTCGAAACCAAGCTCGTCGCGCCGGAATACAAAGTGGAGATCGCGCTGATCGCCGCGCTCTGA
- a CDS encoding ABC transporter permease — protein sequence MTLTSIGAMKLLGRLSPFESERAWAWRFARGLFQKSVMIILFLLLWEAAPRLELVDPLFLPPFSEVCAHGYDLARSGKLLPHVLVSLGRSAGGFALGVVTAVPLGLLLGWHSPLRRYLDPLLQLLRQFNPIALLPVFILFFGVGYVTKVAIIYWVVVWPILLNTTSGVTYVDPILVKYGRSLSLTDRQIFTRIVIPSAVPSIFVGLRLAATYSLLMLVVSEEIGAASGLGFLVFNAQYLMGIHIVYVALLMLALFGFAANQALVLLERRFFGWKDTGVAG from the coding sequence ATGACTCTCACTTCGATCGGCGCGATGAAATTATTGGGGCGTCTCTCCCCTTTCGAGAGCGAACGGGCGTGGGCGTGGCGTTTTGCTCGCGGCCTATTTCAAAAGTCCGTCATGATCATCCTGTTCCTGCTCCTCTGGGAGGCCGCGCCCCGGCTGGAGCTCGTCGATCCGCTGTTTTTGCCGCCGTTCTCCGAAGTTTGCGCTCATGGCTACGACCTCGCCAGGTCAGGCAAGCTTCTACCGCATGTTCTCGTCAGCCTGGGGCGTTCCGCGGGCGGATTCGCGCTCGGCGTCGTAACTGCTGTTCCGCTCGGCTTGTTGCTGGGATGGCATTCGCCTCTCCGGCGCTATCTCGATCCATTGCTGCAATTGCTGCGGCAATTCAACCCGATCGCGCTTTTGCCTGTCTTCATTTTGTTTTTCGGCGTCGGCTATGTGACCAAGGTCGCGATCATCTATTGGGTCGTCGTCTGGCCGATCCTTCTCAACACTACGAGCGGAGTAACCTACGTCGATCCCATATTGGTCAAATACGGACGATCCTTGTCGCTGACCGACCGGCAGATCTTCACCAGAATCGTTATCCCCTCCGCTGTTCCCTCGATCTTTGTGGGCCTACGGCTCGCCGCCACCTATTCCCTGCTGATGCTCGTCGTCTCGGAGGAAATCGGCGCCGCCAGCGGTCTCGGATTCCTGGTTTTCAACGCGCAATATCTCATGGGCATTCACATCGTCTATGTTGCGCTTCTGATGCTCGCTCTTTTCGGATTCGCCGCCAATCAGGCGCTCGTGCTCCTCGAGCGCCGTTTCTTTGGATGGAAAGACACTGGCGTCGCGGGATGA
- a CDS encoding ABC transporter substrate-binding protein, with protein sequence MYVADAKGFFRAEGLELELVPLQQQAAWGFSSGKIDFNTGDYIYIMNVMDKGLGTRQIVASLPNLDPRRANDGLFVLEDCPIRGPADLRGKRIAMVNVWFSCAWYVLEYIGRAGLTLDDVDFIVIPTRHQEQVLVSGHVDALFAFSPVDAELRRKGGYRQLFSTADIPGRRIARGATMVRESYARTNPDNLRRCAAAIANAIEWANRNQDEVVRIGIDRGRLDPALAPYVYTRDGKGDYSVVTWPEHGLQEIEDITYWLDLAERHDVVRRGNLKLSNLYTNAFNPFARENGRSE encoded by the coding sequence ATGTATGTCGCAGACGCGAAGGGGTTTTTTCGAGCCGAAGGTCTGGAGCTCGAGCTTGTTCCGCTGCAACAGCAGGCGGCCTGGGGCTTCAGTAGCGGCAAGATCGATTTCAACACGGGCGACTACATCTACATCATGAATGTTATGGACAAGGGACTCGGCACGCGCCAGATCGTCGCGTCCTTGCCCAACCTCGATCCGCGACGCGCCAATGACGGTCTTTTCGTCCTTGAAGACTGCCCGATTCGAGGGCCCGCAGATTTGCGCGGAAAACGGATCGCGATGGTCAATGTATGGTTCTCCTGTGCGTGGTATGTCCTCGAGTACATCGGGCGCGCCGGTTTGACGCTCGACGACGTCGATTTCATCGTCATTCCAACTCGGCACCAGGAGCAAGTTCTCGTCAGCGGGCATGTCGACGCCCTCTTCGCATTTTCGCCGGTCGATGCGGAGCTCCGTCGAAAAGGCGGATATCGACAGCTCTTTTCCACCGCCGATATTCCCGGCCGGCGCATCGCGCGCGGCGCGACGATGGTGCGGGAAAGTTACGCCAGAACGAATCCCGACAATTTGCGACGTTGCGCCGCCGCCATCGCCAATGCGATCGAATGGGCGAACAGAAACCAGGACGAAGTGGTTCGAATCGGGATCGATCGCGGCCGTCTCGATCCCGCGCTCGCCCCCTATGTCTACACGCGCGACGGCAAAGGCGACTATAGCGTCGTGACTTGGCCGGAGCATGGATTGCAAGAGATCGAGGATATCACCTATTGGCTCGATCTCGCGGAGCGTCACGACGTCGTTCGACGAGGCAATTTGAAGCTTTCGAACTTGTACACGAACGCCTTCAACCCTTTTGCCCGAGAGAATGGCCGTAGCGAGTGA